Sequence from the Methanobacterium alcaliphilum genome:
TAGGAAGACTATATCGAGATAATTTAGAATTAAGAGATATAATCATCAAATGTGGCGAAGAACTCTATGAAAATGGGAATGAAAATCAGAAACAGACCATAATTTATCTATGGGGAGAAATAGGAAAAATTAACTTGAATCTGGTTTCTAAATATTTGGAAGGAGCCCTTAATGAAAATAGTAGTAAAGTAAAAAATGCAGTCATGGGATCTTTAAAACAGATTGGTGAAAAAAATCCAGATCAAGCATTAGAGTTTTCACAAAAATTTTTAAATCATCCTGATCCGGAAGTACGCAGAGTAATTATTCATGGAATAGAATTGAGAGGCCGCACTCACCCTGAAGATGTTTTACCATTACTTCATCAAGTTCAATATGAGCAAGTTCCTCGTGTTAGAAACATGATTATCCATGTAATCGGTCAAATAAGTTACAAAAAAGATTGCTTAGAAAAAGTTGTTTCATCATTAGTTAATTGGGAAAATGAAG
This genomic interval carries:
- a CDS encoding HEAT repeat domain-containing protein; its protein translation is SMEQDILSDLKSAKDSNMGIYSSDEDTYIRKNTYLILGRLYRDNLELRDIIIKCGEELYENGNENQKQTIIYLWGEIGKINLNLVSKYLEGALNENSSKVKNAVMGSLKQIGEKNPDQALEFSQKFLNHPDPEVRRVIIHGIELRGRTHPEDVLPLLHQVQYEQVPRVRNMIIHVIGQISYKKDCLEKVVSSLVNWENEELVKDALKEIIEVHKRYKFSSKSVKEADSHIKSKFGFNFFLVS